The genomic stretch CCACCGACCTGGCCACGGCCACCACCGGCGCCACCACCACTGCCACCCGGTGCACGGGTGATCTGGGCGGTCGCGTACCGCAGCGAGGGGCCGATCTCGTCGACCTCGAGCTCGATGCTCGTCCGCTGCTGACCCTCACGGTCCTGGTAGGAACGCTGACGGAGACGACCCTGCGCGATGACGCGCGAGCCCTTCGTCAGCGACCCCGCCACGTGCTCGGCGAACTCGCGCCACACACTCGCACGGAGGAACAGCGCGTCGCCGTCCTTCCACTCGTTCGCCTGACGGTCGAACGTGCGAGGAGTCGACGCGATGGTGAAGTTCGCCACGGCGAGCCCGTTCTGCGTGTACCGCAGCTCCGGGTCCGCGGTGAGGTTGCCCACCACCGTGATGACGGTTTCGCCGGCCACGGGCTACTCGGCGCTCGCGGTCGTGGCGGCCGAGGCCGACGCGTTGGCGGCCTTGCGGGCGGCACGGGCTTCGTCGCGCTGCTTCTGCGCGGCGACCTGGGCCATGCCCTCTTCGGCGCGGAGGACCTTGGTGCGCAGGACGGCCTCGGAGAGACCGAGCTGGCGGTCCAGCTCCTTGGCGGAGTCGGCGGACGACGTGAAGTTCACGACGGCGTAGATGCCCTCGGTCTTCTTCGCGATCTCGTAAGCGAGCCGGCGACGGCCCCAGACGTCCACGTTGTCGACGGTGCCACCGTCGTTGCGGATGACCGCGAGGAACTTGTCCAGGCTGGGAGCGACGGTGCGCTCATCGATCTCGGGGTCGAGGATCGCCATCAGTTCGTACTGGTGCATGCGGAACCCACCTCCTCTGGTCTCAGCGGCCCCGGGCAGTTCCCGGGACAGGAGGGTTGATGCATGTGCCCCGGCACGCAGAAGGCGCGCGAGACAACCTGCCCATCGTAGCGGACGGCCTGGAGGCGCGCCACCGTCGAGCGGATCAGCCCTCGTCGCGGGACGCCCACCAGGCGCGGAGGCGCGCTTCGGCGTCCTCGGGCCCGAGCGGGCCCTCGTCCATCCGCGCCTCGAGCAGGAAGCGGTACGCGTCGCCGACGGCGCGCCCCGGCGGGATGTCGAGGATCCGCATGATGTCGTCCCCGGAGAGGTCGGGACGCATGGAGTCGAGTTCCTCCTGCTCCGCGAGGACGGCGATCCGGGCCTCCAGGTCGTCGTACGCGAACCCGAGCCGGTCCGCCTTCCGACGGTTCCTGGTGGTGACGTCCGAGCGGGTGAGCTCGTGCAGCCGCTCGAGCTGGTCGCCGGCGTCACGGACGTAGCGGCGGACGGCCGCGTCGGTCCAGGCGCCCTCGGTGTATCCGAAGAACCGCAGGTGCAGCTCGATCAGCCGCGAGACCGAGGCGATCGTGTCGTTGTCGAAGCGCAGCGCCCGCAGCCGCTTCTTCGCCAGCTTCGAGCCGACCAGGTCGTGGTGGTGGAAGCTGACGGCACCGCCCGGCTCGAGCTTCCGGGTCGCCGGCTTGCCGATGTCGTGCAGCAGTGCGGCCAGGCGCAGGACGGTGTCGGGTGCCTCGCCCGGGTGCCGCTCGGCCTCGTACCCGATCGCCTGCGTCAGGACGGTGAGCGAGTGCTCGTACACGTCCTTGTGGTGGTGGTGCTCGTCGATCTCGAGCTTCATCGCGGGGAGCTCGGGCAGGACCAGCTCGGCGATGCCGGAGTCGACCAGCAGCCGGATGCCCTCGACCGGGTCGTTCGTGTTCAACAGCTTCACGAGCTCGTCCCGAACGCGCTCGGCGGAGATGTTCTCGATCGAGTCGGCGAGGTCCGTCATCGCGTCACGGACGTCGTCGGACACGGTGAAGCCGAGCTGGGCCGTGAACCGGGCGGCGCGCATCATCCGGAGCGGGTCGTCGCGGAAGGACACCCGGGCCGCCTGCGGGGTCGCCAGGCGCTGCGCGAGCAGGTCCTCGACACCGCCGTGCACGTCGACGAGTTCACGCTGGGGGAGTCGGAGCGCCATCGCGTTGACGGTGAAGTCGCGGCGGAGCAGGTCGGCCTCGATGGTGTCGCCGAACGTGACCTCGGGCTTGCGGGTCTCGCCGTCGTAGACGTCACTGCGGTAGGTGGTGATCTCGACCTGCTCGCCGCGGACCATGGCGGCGATGGTGCCGAACTGGCGCCCGACGTCCCAGGTGTTGCTGGCGAGGGGCTCGACGATCGCCAGGACGGCGTCCGGGCGGGCGTCCGTCGTGAAGTCGAGGTCGGTCACCGGACGGCCGAGGAAGGCGTCGCGGACGGGCCCGCCGACGAGGGCGAGCTCGTGACCGGCAGCGGCGAACGCCCGTGCGAGGACGTCGACGGTGTCGGTGGCGGCGAGTGCGTCGAGTCGCTCGACGGCCTGGGCTACGGACTGCATGACGCCCACGATCATCCCAGATAGTGGGCCCGAGCACCTGCGCGCTCGCCTGCTGTCATGGTCGTGGCTCATACACTCGTCGTGGCCCGCCCCGACCAGGGCCCTCCCACATGCAGATTCTCCGTACCGTGCTCACCGCCGCCGCGTCCGCCCTGGTCGCCACCGGTCTGGTCATCGCGCCCGCCGCGGTGGACGTCGCCGACGCCGCCACCACCTCGAAGCCCGCGAGCCCGGCCGCGGCCCAGGCCGGCACCGCGTCGGTCCAGGTGACGCCGTCCGGAAGCGGGGTGATGAACCTCGGTGACGACCTCTCGCTGTCCGTCACGGTGACGAACGACACCGACTCGGCACTGCCCGCGGGCCGCGCGGACCTGGACATCATCCGGCCGGTCGTGGGCACACGCGACATCCTCACCGACTGGATCAACGACACCTCCCCGGACGGTTGGCCCGGCGATCCGATGGACCGGGTGACGATCCCGGAGGTCCCGGCGCACCGATCCGTCACGGTCGACTCGATCTCGGTGCCGTTCGCCGACGTCCGTCTCGGCACGCTGAACCCCTTCGGTGCCCGACGCATCGCGGCCTCGTACTTCGCCGGCTCGACCCTCGCCGTCGGACGCTCCGCCTTCACGTGGAACCCCGGACCCGACCCCGCGCCGGTCGACGTCGCGGTGGCGATGCCCGTCACGGTGCCGGCGACCGACGACGGCCTGCTCAGCGCCAACACCCTGGCTGCCGACACCGCCGTCGACGGCACCCTCACCCAGCAGCTCGACGCGGCCGAGGGCCACAGCGTCGCCCTCGCCGTCGACCCACGCATCATCGCGTCCATCCGGATCCTCGGCGACGACGCCCCGAGCTCGGCGACCGCGTGGCTCGAGCGGCTGGAGGGCCTCCGGAACGAGAAGTTCCCGCTGTCCTACGCCGACGCCGACGTGACGGGGCTGCGCCAGGCCGGACTGTCGGGCATCGCGGCGCCGATCTCCTTCGACCAGGCCATCGCCGCCGCCGTCGACGCCGACCGGTTCCCCGGGGCCACCCCGAGCCCGACCACCACGCCGGAGCCGACCGACCAGGCGACGGACCCGGCGCAGGACCCCACCGACGGCGCGGGGTCGACCACCCAGACCCCGGGCGACACCGCGACCGAGCCGACCGACACCGCCACCACGGACGCCGCCGACGGCACCGGCAACGGCACCGGGAACACCGACGAGACCGACCCCGCCACGATCCCCACCTCGGCCTCGCTGGTGTCCTTCCCCTGGACCGTCGACACCGTCGCCTGGCCGGTCGAGGGCACCGTCTCCTCCGACGACCTCCCCGCCCTCCGCACCGCCGGCTACACCTCGACGATCCTGTCCAGCGGCAACACCTCGGCCGGCCAGGACACCACGGTCGCCGCGGCCGAGCAGGTCTCCTCCACGAAGGCCCTCGTCGCCGACCAGGGGATGTCCGACCTGCTGCGCCAGGCGGCCGACGCGAAGTCCGCACGTGCAACCGACCGCGCGATGGCAACCCTCCGCGCGACCCTCGCCACCGTCGCCGTCCAGGGCAGCGCCACCGGCCCGGTCCTGCTGACCCTCGACCGGTCCTGGCCGACCGACTCCGCGCGCCTCGAGCAGGCGCTGGACGCCCTCGAGGACACCGCCTGGATCGCGCCCACGGACTTCTCCACCGTCGTCGACGCCAAGCCCGGATCGCTGACCCTGCAGAGCAAGGACGACGGCTCCGACCGGCTGACGGTCCTCCGCCGCCTGGTCCGCTCCGAGCAGGCCCTCGTCGGCTTCGCCAGCGCCGTCGCCGACCCGGTCGAGGTCACCGCCCCGGCCCGTCTGCGCACCCTCGCCGCGGCGTCGAACGCCTGGCGTGCGGACACCGACGGGCTCACGACCGTCGTGGACGGCATCACCGCGGACGACCAGAAGACCATCGCAAGCGTCGGCATCGTGAACTCGAGTGACATCACCCTGCTCGGCGACCGGTCCTCGCTGCCGATCTCGGTCCGGAACCGGTCCGACTGGCCGGTCACGGTGTTCCTGACCGTCACGCCGTCGAACTCGTTCCTGCGCATCGAACGGAACGCGGTCGAGGTCACGATCCAACCCCGCTCCTCGACCCGCACCACGTTCCCGGTGCAGTCGGTCGCGAACGGCAAGGTCGCCCTGTCGATGGCGCTGACGAGCTCGAGCGGCGCCCGCATCGCCACGCCCGCCACGGTCGAGATCAACGTGCAGGCGCAGTGGGAGACCGTCATCACGGCCCTCGCTGCGATCGCCGTCGTCGTCGTCTTCGGCCTGGGGATCCTCCGCAACGTCCGCCGCCGTCTGCGTCGCCGCAACGGCGAACCGGAGTCGGAGGAGGACGACGACCCCAACCGTCCCCTCGAGGTCCAGCCCCCCGGGCCCGGTGAGCCCCCGGTGGACGCTGACGCCACACCGTCGGCCGACCCCTCCCGGTCTGCCGACGTCTCCCGGGCTGCCGACCTCTCCCGGTCTGGAGGCCCGACCACCGTCCCCGGGCCCGCCACCGCGATCGCCGCGGCCAGCTCCGGCACCGACACCGTCGGTGGGGACGGCGACCGTCTCGAGGACGCGATCGCGCGTGCCGGGGTCGAGTCGAGCCTCCCGTCCGACCACCGCCCCGAGGAGCCGACCATCAGCACCACCCAGCCCAGCGCCGAGGTCGACGCCGAGCAGGGCGAGGGGCGTGGCCTCGGCCGGGCCAGCGCGATGCTCGCGGCGGGGACGATGATCTCGCGCCTGCTCGGGTTCGCGAAGACGTTCGTGCTCGCCTACGCGATCGGCAACTCGGGGTCCCGCGCGGCGAACGCCTTCTCGGTCTCCAACCAGCTGCCGAACAACATCTACGCCCTGATCGCCGGTGGCCTGCTCTCCGCCGTGCTGATCCCACAGATCGTGCGTGCGATGAAGCAGCACAACGACGGCGGCACGGCGTACGTGAACAAGATCGTGACGCTCGCTGGCTCCGTGTTCATCGTGATCACGATCGCGGCGACACTCCTCGCACCGTTCCTGGTGAACGCCTACAGCCAGGGCGCCGGGGACAGTGGCAAGGGCTTCACACCGGCGCAGACGGACCTGGCCATCGCGTTCGCGTTCTGGTGCCTCCCCCAGATCCTCTTCTACGCGATGTACTCACTGCTCGGTGAGGTCCTCAACGCGAAGCAGGTCTTCGGTCCGTTCACCTGGGCACCGCTGATCAACAACGTGATCGCGATCGCCGGGCTCGTCGTGTTCATCGCCATGTTCCACGGACGAGACGTCAACTCGAGCGTCGATGCGTGGACTCCGCTCAAGGTCGCCATCCTCGCCGGCAGTGCGTCGTTCGGCGTCTTCGCCCAGGCCGCGTTCCTCCCGCTGTTCTGGCGCCGAGCAGGACTGTCCTTCCGACTCGACTTCCGCTGGCGCGGCGTCGGACTGAAGTCCACCGGGACGGCGGCCGGCTGGCTGTTCGGCATGATCCTCATCACGCAGCTCGCAGGCCTCGTCCAGTCGCGGGTCGCGTCCCTGGCAGAGGGTGCCGGTAATGCCACACTCGCGACGAGCTGGCTGCTCTTCATGCTGCCGCACTCGATCATCACCGTGTCGATCGCGACCGCGTACTTCACCCGCATGAGCCACGACGCCGAGCGGGGAGACCTCGACGCAGTCCGGCGGAACCTGTCGCTGTCCCTCCGGATCGTCGGGCTCTTCACCGTCTTCGCGACGGTGGCGCTCATCGTGACGTCGACCTCGTTCGCGCGCATCTGGGAGAACACGTTCGGGCTGACCCAGGCCATGGCGTGGGTGCTCGTGGGGTTCATGCCCGGGCTGGTCCTCTTCAGCATGCTCTTCATCATCCAGCGCGTCTTCTGGGCCCTGCACGACCACCGCACTCCGTTCCTCATGCAGATCGTGCAGTCCGGCCTCTTCGTCATCGGGGCCCTCGCGGTCGCCACGTTCCCCGCGCAACACATCGGTGTCGGCATCGCGGTGTGCACCACGCTCGCCGGTACCGCGCAGACGATCGTGGCCCTCGTCCTCGTCCGCAAGCGTCTCGGCGGGATCGACGGCCCGAACGTCACTCGATCGCACGTGCAGTTCCTGATCGGCGCGTTGATCGCCGGGGTCGCTGGGGTGCTCGTCGCGAACTTCTTCGGTGCGTTCTCCGAGGGCGGCTTCGCGATGGCCGACGTGACGAGCGCCCTCATCACGCTCGTGCTGACCGGAGCGGTCATGGCAGCCGTGTACTTCGGTGTGCTCGTCGTCGCGAAGAACGGCGAGATCGCGAACGCCGTGACGCTGGTCCGCAGCCGCCTCGGACGCTGACCGCACAGCCAGGCCGCGGGAATGGCGCGCCGGTACCATTGGTTGACCCGGTCAGCAAGCAACGAAAGGGCAATCACGCATGCGCGAGCTCATCATCATCGGTTCCGGTCCTGCCGGGTTCACGGCCGGCATCTACGCCGCGCGCGCTGAGCTGAAGCCGCTCATCGTCGCCTCGAGTGTCGAGACCGGCGGTGAACTCACCAAGACGACCGAGGTCGAGAACTTCCCGGGCTTCCCCGAGGGCGTCCAGGGCCCCGACCTCATGATCAAGATGCAGGAACAGGCCGAGAAGTTCGGTGCCGAGGTCCTGTACGACGACGCCGTCTCGGTCGACCTCACCGGTCAGGTCAAGAAGGTCACGGTCGGCTCCGGCGAGACGTACGAGGCCCTCACGGTCATCTACGCCACGGGTTCGGCGTACCGCCACCTGGGCCTCCCGGACGAAGAGCGCCTGTCCGGTCACGGCGTCTCCTGGTGCGCCACGTGCGACGGCTTCTTCTTCCGTCAGAAGAACATCGCCGTCGTCGGCGGTGGCGACTCCGCGATGGAAGAGGCCACGTTCCTCACCCGCTTCGCCGACAAGGTGACGGTCATCCACCGCAAGGACTCGCTGCGTGCGTCGAAGATCATGCAGGACCGCGCGATGAACGACCCGAAGATCGAGTTCGCCTGGAACAAGGAGGTCACCGGCATCACGGGTGACTCCGCGGTCGATGGCGTCACGCTCAAGGACACCGTCACCGGGGAAGAGTCCTCACTCGCCCTCGACGGCCTGTTCATCGCGATCGGCAACGACCCGCGCACGCACCTGGTCCACGGCCAGCTCGAGATCGCTCCCGAGGGCACGCTCGCGGTCGAGGGTCGCACCTCCCGCGCCGTCGGCGTCCCGGGTGTCTTCATCGCCGGCGACGTGCTCGACCCGACGTACCGCCAGGCGATCACCGCCGCCGGTTCCGGTGCGGTCGCAGCGCTCGACGCCGAGAAGTACCTGGCCGACCTCGACCACGACCTGACCGACCAGGCCGAGGGTGTCACCCCGGCCGAGGCGATCATCGACGTCACCGCCCGGGTCTGACCCCGGCCCTGCACGCCACGGGAATGCACGTCGCTGCGTCCCCGTTCACCACACCGAACCGACTTCCCGTCGAAGGAGCAAACATGTCCAGCGCAAAGGCAGTGACCGACGCCACGTTCGAGGCCGAAGTCCTCAAGTCCGACAAGACGATCCTCGTGGACTTCTGGGCTGAGTGGTGCGGCCCGTGTCGCGCGGTCTCGCCGATCCTCGACCAGATCGCCGCGGAGCACGCCGACAAGATCGAGATCGTCAAGCTCAACGTCGACGACAACCCCCAGTCGGCCATGAACTACCAGATCACGTCGATCCCGGCGATGAAGGTGTTCAAGGGCGGCGAGGTCGTCAAGACCGTCATCGGCGCCAAGCCGAAGCCGGCCCTCGAGGCCGACCTCGCGGACTTCCTCGCGTAGGGATCCGCCACACAGACGCGGACGCCCCGCCCTCCATTCCATCGGAGGGCGGGGCGTCCGTCTGTCTGGAGGCCCGCCCACCGTCCGCCGCCCTGCTGACGCTGGATGGGCCTCCAGGCCGGCAACAGGCCACGGATCGCCGATCGGCCTGTGACGCGGAACGACGGATGCCCGGCTGCATGTCGTACTGTGGCGAGAACGACCGAGTGGAGGAAACTCGATGACGAACGGCAACAGTCTCGACCCCTGGTACGACTCCTACGCCCAGCGCACCGCCGGGCTGAGCGCCTCCGAGGTCCGAGCTCTGTTCGCCGTCGCGTCGAGGCCCGAGGTGGTCTCCCTCGCCGGCGGCATGCCCTTCGTCTCCGCGCTGCCGCGTGAGCTCGTCACCGGCTCACTCGACCGTGTGATGGCCGAGGACGCGGCGATGGCGCTGCAGTACGGCGGCGGACAGGGCCTGCGCTCCCTGCGCGAGCACATCGTCAACGTCATGTCCCTCGAGGGCATCCGTGCCAGCGCCGAGGACGTCGTGGTGACCACCGGGTCACAGCACGCCCTGGACCTCGTCACGCGCCTGTTCATCGACCCGGGCGACGTCGTCCTGGCCGAGTCCCCCTCGTACGTCGGCGCCATCGGTGTGTTCCGCTCGTACCAGGCTGAGACGGTCCACGTGGCGACCGACGAGCTCGGTCTGGTCCCGGAGGCCCTGCGCGAGACGATCGCCCGTCTGCGGGCCGCTGGCAAGCGGATGAAGTTCCTGTACACGATCCCGAACTTCCACAACCCCGCCGGCGTCACGATGAGCCGGGAGCGCCGCATCGAGGTGCTCGACATCTGCCGCTCGAACAACATCCTGGTGCTCGAGGACAACCCCTACGGGCTGCTCTGGTTCGACGAGCCCGCGCCGCAGGCAATCCGCTCGATCGACGACGAGGGTGTGGTCTACCTCGGCTCGTTCTCGAAGACCCTCGCGCCCGGGTTCCGCGTCGGGTGGGCGCTCGCGCCGCACGCCATCCGCGAGAAGCTCGTGCTCGCCAACGAGTCCGCCGTCCTCGCCCCGAACTCGTTCGGGCAGTACGTCGTGAACGCGTACCTCGATGCCGCGGACTGGAAGGGTCAGGTCGACACATTCCGCGGCATCTACGCCGAGCGCCGCGACGCCATGCTCTCGGCACTGGGGGAGTTCCTGCCGGACCTCAGCTGGACGGTCCCGAACGGAGGGTTCTTCATCTGGCTCACCTTGCCGGAGTCGCTCGACTCGAAGGGCATGCTGCCCCGGGCCGTCAAGGAGCTCGTCGCCTACACCCCTGGCACCGCTTTCTTCGCCGACGGCCGCGGCGCCGGAAACATTCGACTGTCGTTCTGCTACCCCACGCCGGAGCAGATCCGCGTCGGCGTGAAGCGGTTGGCCTCGGTGGTCAACGACGAGCTCGAACTGGTCGAGACCTTCGGTTCCGCCAGCCGGTCGAGCACCTCGGTGAGCACGTCGTCGGTCAGCTCACCCCAGCCGAACATGCCCTGATCAGGCTTTTCCCATCGCTCCACCCCATCCGCAGAGGATCCCGCCCATGGCTGAGTTCGCCCGCCGTCACGTCGTCGTCGTCGCCGGGGGGATCTCCCACGAACGGGACATCTCGCTGCGCTCCGGTCGTCGAGTCGCGGACTCGTTGAACGGGTACGGATGGCAGGTCGACCTCCGCGACGCAGATGCTTCCCTGCTGCCCGCTCTGGCAGCGGACCGACCGGACGTCGTCTGGCCGGCACTGCACGGTGCCTCCGGTGAAGACGGCGCGCTCCGCGGCATCCTGGAGGCACTCGACATCCCGTACGTCGGCTCACGCTCGACGTCGGCTCGCCTGGCATGGGACAAGCCCACAGCCTCTGCGCTCGTGTCCCGCGCAGGCGTCCGGACGCCGCGCTCGATCACGCTGTCGCACGACGTCTTCCGCGAACTCGGTGCCGTCGGCGTCCTGCAGGCCATCGCCTCCGAGCACCCGGTACCGCTCGCGGTGAAGCCAGCACGCGGAGGCAGCGCACAGGGCGTCACCCTCGTCGAGAACGTCGAAGACCTGCCGCGCGCGATGGTCGCGGCCTACACGTACTGCGAGGACGCGGTCGTCGAGCAGCTGATCCGCGGGACCGAGATCGCGGTCGGCATCATCGACACCGGGGACGGCCCGCTGGCGTTGTCGCCGGTGGAGATCGTGCCGCGGAACGGCTTCTACGGTTACGAAGCGCGGTACAACGCGGGGGAGACGACGTTCTTCACCCCCGCACGGCTGAGCCCGGAGCAGTCGCAGGCTGCCTCCGCCGCTGCGATCCTGGCGCACCGTGCTCTCGGGCTGCGCCACGTCTCTCGCGTGGACATCATCATCGACGGCGCAGGGACGCCGTGGTTCCTCGAGGCGAACGTGCTGCCTGGGCTCACCGAGACATCGCTCGTGCCGCAGGCGCTCTCGGCGTCGGGCTTCGACCTCGGGTGGACCTACGCCGAGCTCGCGGAGCAGGCCATCCGGGACCACTCGGCCTGAGGTCGGTAGCCAGTCGGGTCCCTCTCCTTCCAGACGGTGATGCGCTCCTGGTTGACTCCGTGGATTGTTCCACGTGGAACATCGTCGCTGGATCGCTGCCCTGCGCTGGACGGGCCTCCCGGTGGCATCCTGAGCGTGTGGCAGACCCCGAATGGACCTTGACGACGACGATCCGGGGCTCATTCTTCAGAGCCGTCAACCCTGCCTTCCGCGAGCTCGCCCTCGCCGGATCACGTTCAGCCGGCCGCTACTCGCCGGCACACGAGCCCACGCTTTACTTGAGTTCGTCGATCGCCGGGGTCAACGCTGCGATGCTCGCGCACCGAGGGGCGCGAGCAGAGCGGCTCGACGTCGTCACGGTGGAGGTCGAGGCGCACGGGATCATCGATCTGCGCGACACCGAGGTACTGCGAGCGATCGGCATCGACCTCGCTGACGTGGTCGCTCCGTGGCAGGACGACGTCGCTGCCGGTCGGTCTCCGCGTTCGTGGGCAGTGCGGGACCGCGCTCTCGAGGTCGGCGCCGCGGGTCTCATCGATCCGTCTCGACGGGCCCCGGGCAAGTGGCATCTCGTGCTGTTCCGGTGGAACGACAGTGACGCGCCGACAGTGCGGCTGCCTGAAACCGACGCGGTCAAATCTCGATGATGCCGCGAGGGCTGCGCGCGCACCCACCAGATCCGAGAGTTCGGGTAGCGATGCAGCGCGGCCCGGCGCCGGTACCTGTCGCCTGATCGTCGCGCTGCCGCTCCAGCACCTGGACACGCAGACGCAACCACTCAGCGAATAGTCCGCTCGGGAACTCGGCATCTCGAGGACTGAGGGCCAGGGAGCTCGTCGACTGGGGGACCGGGGAACTCGGAGACTCGGGCCACCGGGCGATCGAACGACCGGGCAACCGGGGAAACGGGGCCTCGGATGATCGGGCAACCGGGGGACCGGACGAACGGGCAATCCGGAGGAACGAGCAACGGGGGAAACGGGGCCGCGGACGACCGGGCAACCGGGGAAACGGCGAACCGGAGGAACGGGCAACCGGGTACTCGGGCTGCCGGGCGTTGGGTTAGTCGGGCAATCGGCGCTCAGGGCGCCGGGCTCAGGGCTCAGGGCTCAGGCCTCAGGGCTCAGCGCTCAGCGCTCAGCGCTCAGCGCTCTCGTACACGGGCAACCGGCCCGGTCACGCGGGACCGACGCCATGCGGGTAGGCCTGCCCGCGGGCACGCGGGCACGCGGCCACGGGGCCACCGGGCCACGGGCCT from Curtobacterium sp. MCLR17_032 encodes the following:
- a CDS encoding RES family NAD+ phosphorylase, with the translated sequence MADPEWTLTTTIRGSFFRAVNPAFRELALAGSRSAGRYSPAHEPTLYLSSSIAGVNAAMLAHRGARAERLDVVTVEVEAHGIIDLRDTEVLRAIGIDLADVVAPWQDDVAAGRSPRSWAVRDRALEVGAAGLIDPSRRAPGKWHLVLFRWNDSDAPTVRLPETDAVKSR